The window CAAGTGCTGGCCCCTCGACGGCGGCCCCTTCGTGACGCTGCCGCTGGTCATCACCAAAGACCCCGAAACCGGCGAGCGCAACATGGGCATGTACCGGATGCAGGTGATGGGCAAAAACACCACCGGGATGCACTGGCAGCGCCACAAAACCGGCACCAAGCATCTGGAGAAAGCCAAGAAGCTGGGCCAGCGCTTGGAAGTGGCGGTGGCTCTCGGCGGTGACCCGGCCCTGATCTACGCCGCCACCGCGCCACTGCCGCCGATTCCGGGTCTGGACGAATTTGCGTTGGCGGGTTACTTGCGCGGCCAGCGCTACCCGGTCATCAAAGGCGTCACGGTTGATTTGGAGGTGCCGGCCAACGCCGAGTTTATTTTGGAAGGCTACGTCGACCCGGCAGAAGAATGGGTGATGGAAGGGCCGTTTGGCGACCACACCGGCTTTTACACCCTGCCTGACCTCTACCCGCGTTTTCACGTCACCGCCGTGACCATGCGCCGGGGAGCGGTCTACCCGGCGACCATCGTGGGCCGCCCGCCGATGGAAGACGCTTACCTGATCGAAGCCAGCGAGCGCCTGTTTTTGCCCGCCGCCCAATTGATCTTGCCGGAAATCAGCGATTACCACATGCCGCCCGTCGGCGTAGCCCACAACTTGGTGGTGGTCAGCATCAAAAAGGCTTTCCCCGGTCACGCCTACAAAGTCGCCAACGGTCTGCTGGGCCTTGGTCAGATGATGTTTGCCAAAGTCATCGTGGTGGTGGACGACGATGTGACGGTCAATGAGATGTCTGCCGTGTGGCAGCGGGTGGCGCAACTGGTCGAGCCGGGCCGAGACAGCCTCGTGTCACGCGGCCCGATTGACGCTCTCGACCATTCCAGTCGGACCTGGAGTTACGGCGGCAAACTGATTCTCGACGCCACCCGTAAACTCCCCGAAGAACTTGGCTCGGCCCTGAGCAGCCGGGAACAGCAGGGCGATCAGGCGGGGAAAGACCAGCTGGGAGAGGAAGCCAGCATTCCCGCTGTGCAGCTGAACCGCGAGCTCCCCAGCTTTGAAGGCGTCAAAGATCAGCTTCAAACCCCAGATGGGTACTGGTACGTCTCACTGACCAAAACCCGCCCATATCAAACGGCAGCGTTGGCCGCTGCATTTGCCGCTGATCCGGCGGCAGCAGGCGTGCGCCACCTGCTCATCACCGACGACCAGACCGACGTTCACGATGCGGGCGATGTGTGGTGGACGATTCTCAACAACATTGATCCTGAACGCGACGTCAGCGTGCAAGGTGATTTGCTCGTCTGGGACGGCACCCCCAAGCTTCCTGAGGA of the Deinococcus detaillensis genome contains:
- a CDS encoding menaquinone biosynthesis decarboxylase; protein product: MAFPDLHSFMALLEARGELLRISTPVSSDLEITQIADRMVKGAGPALLFENVRLMDGSPSAFPVVIGLVGTRERTALSLGVSDLDELAVRVRALIDIKGSGGLRGLLSNLPKLGDAAHLLPKRVSRAAVQEVVWTGDEVDLTKLPVLKCWPLDGGPFVTLPLVITKDPETGERNMGMYRMQVMGKNTTGMHWQRHKTGTKHLEKAKKLGQRLEVAVALGGDPALIYAATAPLPPIPGLDEFALAGYLRGQRYPVIKGVTVDLEVPANAEFILEGYVDPAEEWVMEGPFGDHTGFYTLPDLYPRFHVTAVTMRRGAVYPATIVGRPPMEDAYLIEASERLFLPAAQLILPEISDYHMPPVGVAHNLVVVSIKKAFPGHAYKVANGLLGLGQMMFAKVIVVVDDDVTVNEMSAVWQRVAQLVEPGRDSLVSRGPIDALDHSSRTWSYGGKLILDATRKLPEELGSALSSREQQGDQAGKDQLGEEASIPAVQLNRELPSFEGVKDQLQTPDGYWYVSLTKTRPYQTAALAAAFAADPAAAGVRHLLITDDQTDVHDAGDVWWTILNNIDPERDVSVQGDLLVWDGTPKLPEEGFVRVWPPKINMNAEVVRRVEALWHLYPLPEHLRGAQS